One Pseudorhodoplanes sinuspersici DNA segment encodes these proteins:
- a CDS encoding ABC transporter permease: MFKALINVAARRFAGAIPTVLLLSIVVFFVLRALPADPLAMLLPPNATQADADAVRHALGLDRSIVVQYVIWLRDALHGNLGTSISFREPVTRLLANSLPATLELSFAGLALALIISIPGGLLLYGTRGTVIENILDVLVVCMLSIPAFLWAIFLMLGFGVMLGWLPFSGRVDSGIVMPAGGTGFLLIDYIITFQFGHWHNAFLHLILPASALALGFSPLVIRVLRSSLLEASDDHYVTVARQRGLTEQQIILKHMLRNSALPTITLIGAQFGFLFGGTLLVETIFSYPGIGNLMVQAVRNHDLPLIQGIALVFCVITLLINTVVDILYVVLNPKLRRA, translated from the coding sequence ATGTTCAAAGCTCTGATCAACGTCGCGGCAAGGCGCTTTGCGGGAGCCATCCCGACGGTGCTGCTGCTATCGATCGTCGTATTCTTCGTGTTGCGGGCATTGCCGGCTGATCCCTTGGCCATGCTGTTGCCGCCCAATGCCACGCAGGCCGACGCGGACGCGGTGCGGCATGCGCTCGGGCTCGATCGTTCGATCGTCGTTCAATATGTCATCTGGCTGCGCGACGCCTTGCATGGCAATCTCGGCACGTCGATTTCATTCCGTGAGCCGGTGACGCGGCTGCTTGCTAATTCACTGCCGGCGACGCTGGAATTGTCGTTTGCCGGACTGGCGCTGGCGCTGATCATCAGCATTCCGGGCGGGCTATTGCTCTACGGCACACGTGGCACCGTCATCGAGAATATTCTCGATGTGCTGGTGGTGTGCATGCTGTCGATCCCGGCCTTTCTGTGGGCGATTTTCCTGATGTTGGGCTTCGGCGTGATGCTGGGATGGCTGCCGTTTTCCGGCCGCGTCGATTCCGGCATCGTCATGCCGGCCGGTGGAACGGGCTTTCTGCTGATCGACTACATCATCACGTTCCAGTTCGGACATTGGCACAATGCCTTCCTGCATCTGATCCTGCCGGCATCGGCTTTGGCGCTCGGCTTCAGTCCGCTGGTCATTCGCGTGCTGCGCTCATCGCTTCTGGAAGCCTCCGACGATCATTACGTCACGGTCGCGCGTCAGCGCGGCCTGACCGAACAGCAGATCATCCTCAAACACATGCTGCGCAATTCGGCTTTGCCGACCATCACGCTGATCGGGGCGCAATTCGGCTTTCTGTTCGGCGGCACGCTGCTGGTGGAGACGATCTTCTCCTACCCCGGCATCGGCAATCTGATGGTCCAGGCTGTCCGAAATCACGACCTGCCGTTGATCCAGGGCATCGCGCTGGTGTTCTGCGTCATTACGCTGCTGATCAATACCGTGGTCGACATTCTCTATGTCGTTCTCAATCCCAAGCTGCGACGGGCCTGA